One segment of Chelmon rostratus isolate fCheRos1 chromosome 17, fCheRos1.pri, whole genome shotgun sequence DNA contains the following:
- the wipi2 gene encoding WD repeat domain phosphoinositide-interacting protein 2 isoform X2 codes for MNLASQSGDAGGSQLLFANFNQDNTSLAVGTKSGYKFFSLSSVDKLEQIYECNTEDVCIVERLFSSSLVAIVSLKAPRKLKVCHFKKGTEICNYSYSNTILAVKLNRQRLIVCLEESLYIHNIRDMKVLHTIRETPPNPSGLCALSISNDNCYLAYPGSATIGEVQVFDTVNLRAANMIPAHDSPLAALAFDASGTKLATASEKGTVIRVFSIPEGQKLFEFRRGVKRCVSICSLAFSMEGLYLSASSNTETVHIFKLETQKEKYVPAEEPTTWGGYLGKVLMASTTYLPSQVTEMFTQGRAFATVRLPFCGHKNICALAVIQKIPRLLVAAADGYLYLYNLDPQEGGECTLMKQHRLDGSAEPSNEILEQGSHERPLVAQTYSAAVTKGYCEEQGAVGGAGLEDDLNDLRLEEENEQPPLILETD; via the exons ATGAACTTGGCCAGTCAAAGCGGGGATGCTGGCGGAAGCCAGCTCCTGTTCGCCAACTTTAACCAGGACAACAC GTCCTTAGCTGTTGGCACCAAATCAGGATACAAGTTTTTCTCCCTGTCCTCTGTGGACAAATTGGAGCAGATATATGAATGTA acacagaggatgTGTGTATTGTGGAGCGTCTGTTCTCCAGCAGCCTGGTGGCCATTGTCAGCTTGAAGGCCCCCAGGAAGCTTAAAGTCTGTCATTTCAAGAAGGGAACTGAGATCTGCAACTACTCCTATTCCAACACCATACTGGCTGTCAAGCTCAACAGACAG AGGCTGATTGTGTGTCTGGAGGAGTCGCTGTACATTCACAACATCCGAGACATGAAAGTGCTGCACACTATCAGAGAAACTCCACCCAACCCTTCAG GATTGTGCGCCCTCTCCATCAGCAATGACAACTGTTACCTGGCCTACCCAGGCAGTGCTACGATAGGAGAAGTTCAAGTGTTTGACACAGTCAATCTG CGAGCGGCTAATATGATTCCAGCCCACGACAGCCCATTAGCGGCTCTGGCTTTTGATGCCAGTGGAACCAAACTGGCCACAGCCTCAGAGAAG GGCACAGTCATTCGTGTCTTCTCAATCCCAGAGGGACAGAAGCTCTTTGAGTTTCGAAGAGGAGTCAAGCG gTGCGTGAGCATCTGCTCGCTGGCGTTCAGTATGGAAGGCCTGTACCTGTCGGCCTCTagcaacacagagacagtccACATCTTCAAATTAGAGACACAGAAGGAGAAGTATGT gcCAGCGGAGGAGCCCACCACATGGGGAGGGTACCTGGGCAAGGTCCTGATGGCGTCcaccacctacctgccttcCCAGGTTACGGAAATGTTCACCCAGGGGCGAGCCTTTGCCACCGTGCGTCTGCCGTTCTGCGGACATAAGAACATCTGCGCCTTAGCTGT gATTCAGAAGATTCCCAGGTTGTTGGTGGCTGCGGCTGATGGTTACCTGTATCTGTACAACCTGGATCCACAAGAGGGAGGGGAATGCACACTTATGAAGCagcacag GTTAGACGGCAGCGCTGAGCCTTCCAATGAGATCCTTGAGCAGGGGTCACATGAGCGCCCACTTGTGGCCCAAACCTACAGTGCTGCAGTCACTAAAG GTTACTGTGAAGAGCAGGGCGCCGTGGGAGGGGCGGGGCTAGAAGATGACCTCAACGACCTGCGCTTAGAGGAGGAGAACGAGCAACCGCCACTCATCCTCGAAACTGACTGA
- the wipi2 gene encoding WD repeat domain phosphoinositide-interacting protein 2 isoform X1, with protein sequence MNLASQSGDAGGSQLLFANFNQDNTSLAVGTKSGYKFFSLSSVDKLEQIYECTDTEDVCIVERLFSSSLVAIVSLKAPRKLKVCHFKKGTEICNYSYSNTILAVKLNRQRLIVCLEESLYIHNIRDMKVLHTIRETPPNPSGLCALSISNDNCYLAYPGSATIGEVQVFDTVNLRAANMIPAHDSPLAALAFDASGTKLATASEKGTVIRVFSIPEGQKLFEFRRGVKRCVSICSLAFSMEGLYLSASSNTETVHIFKLETQKEKYVPAEEPTTWGGYLGKVLMASTTYLPSQVTEMFTQGRAFATVRLPFCGHKNICALAVIQKIPRLLVAAADGYLYLYNLDPQEGGECTLMKQHRLDGSAEPSNEILEQGSHERPLVAQTYSAAVTKGYCEEQGAVGGAGLEDDLNDLRLEEENEQPPLILETD encoded by the exons ATGAACTTGGCCAGTCAAAGCGGGGATGCTGGCGGAAGCCAGCTCCTGTTCGCCAACTTTAACCAGGACAACAC GTCCTTAGCTGTTGGCACCAAATCAGGATACAAGTTTTTCTCCCTGTCCTCTGTGGACAAATTGGAGCAGATATATGAATGTA cagacacagaggatgTGTGTATTGTGGAGCGTCTGTTCTCCAGCAGCCTGGTGGCCATTGTCAGCTTGAAGGCCCCCAGGAAGCTTAAAGTCTGTCATTTCAAGAAGGGAACTGAGATCTGCAACTACTCCTATTCCAACACCATACTGGCTGTCAAGCTCAACAGACAG AGGCTGATTGTGTGTCTGGAGGAGTCGCTGTACATTCACAACATCCGAGACATGAAAGTGCTGCACACTATCAGAGAAACTCCACCCAACCCTTCAG GATTGTGCGCCCTCTCCATCAGCAATGACAACTGTTACCTGGCCTACCCAGGCAGTGCTACGATAGGAGAAGTTCAAGTGTTTGACACAGTCAATCTG CGAGCGGCTAATATGATTCCAGCCCACGACAGCCCATTAGCGGCTCTGGCTTTTGATGCCAGTGGAACCAAACTGGCCACAGCCTCAGAGAAG GGCACAGTCATTCGTGTCTTCTCAATCCCAGAGGGACAGAAGCTCTTTGAGTTTCGAAGAGGAGTCAAGCG gTGCGTGAGCATCTGCTCGCTGGCGTTCAGTATGGAAGGCCTGTACCTGTCGGCCTCTagcaacacagagacagtccACATCTTCAAATTAGAGACACAGAAGGAGAAGTATGT gcCAGCGGAGGAGCCCACCACATGGGGAGGGTACCTGGGCAAGGTCCTGATGGCGTCcaccacctacctgccttcCCAGGTTACGGAAATGTTCACCCAGGGGCGAGCCTTTGCCACCGTGCGTCTGCCGTTCTGCGGACATAAGAACATCTGCGCCTTAGCTGT gATTCAGAAGATTCCCAGGTTGTTGGTGGCTGCGGCTGATGGTTACCTGTATCTGTACAACCTGGATCCACAAGAGGGAGGGGAATGCACACTTATGAAGCagcacag GTTAGACGGCAGCGCTGAGCCTTCCAATGAGATCCTTGAGCAGGGGTCACATGAGCGCCCACTTGTGGCCCAAACCTACAGTGCTGCAGTCACTAAAG GTTACTGTGAAGAGCAGGGCGCCGTGGGAGGGGCGGGGCTAGAAGATGACCTCAACGACCTGCGCTTAGAGGAGGAGAACGAGCAACCGCCACTCATCCTCGAAACTGACTGA
- the wipi2 gene encoding WD repeat domain phosphoinositide-interacting protein 2 isoform X3 encodes MNLASQSGDAGGSQLLFANFNQDNTSLAVGTKSGYKFFSLSSVDKLEQIYECTDTEDVCIVERLFSSSLVAIVSLKAPRKLKVCHFKKGTEICNYSYSNTILAVKLNRQRLIVCLEESLYIHNIRDMKVLHTIRETPPNPSGLCALSISNDNCYLAYPGSATIGEVQVFDTVNLRAANMIPAHDSPLAALAFDASGTKLATASEKGTVIRVFSIPEGQKLFEFRRGVKRCVSICSLAFSMEGLYLSASSNTETVHIFKLETQKEKPAEEPTTWGGYLGKVLMASTTYLPSQVTEMFTQGRAFATVRLPFCGHKNICALAVIQKIPRLLVAAADGYLYLYNLDPQEGGECTLMKQHRLDGSAEPSNEILEQGSHERPLVAQTYSAAVTKGYCEEQGAVGGAGLEDDLNDLRLEEENEQPPLILETD; translated from the exons ATGAACTTGGCCAGTCAAAGCGGGGATGCTGGCGGAAGCCAGCTCCTGTTCGCCAACTTTAACCAGGACAACAC GTCCTTAGCTGTTGGCACCAAATCAGGATACAAGTTTTTCTCCCTGTCCTCTGTGGACAAATTGGAGCAGATATATGAATGTA cagacacagaggatgTGTGTATTGTGGAGCGTCTGTTCTCCAGCAGCCTGGTGGCCATTGTCAGCTTGAAGGCCCCCAGGAAGCTTAAAGTCTGTCATTTCAAGAAGGGAACTGAGATCTGCAACTACTCCTATTCCAACACCATACTGGCTGTCAAGCTCAACAGACAG AGGCTGATTGTGTGTCTGGAGGAGTCGCTGTACATTCACAACATCCGAGACATGAAAGTGCTGCACACTATCAGAGAAACTCCACCCAACCCTTCAG GATTGTGCGCCCTCTCCATCAGCAATGACAACTGTTACCTGGCCTACCCAGGCAGTGCTACGATAGGAGAAGTTCAAGTGTTTGACACAGTCAATCTG CGAGCGGCTAATATGATTCCAGCCCACGACAGCCCATTAGCGGCTCTGGCTTTTGATGCCAGTGGAACCAAACTGGCCACAGCCTCAGAGAAG GGCACAGTCATTCGTGTCTTCTCAATCCCAGAGGGACAGAAGCTCTTTGAGTTTCGAAGAGGAGTCAAGCG gTGCGTGAGCATCTGCTCGCTGGCGTTCAGTATGGAAGGCCTGTACCTGTCGGCCTCTagcaacacagagacagtccACATCTTCAAATTAGAGACACAGAAGGAGAA gcCAGCGGAGGAGCCCACCACATGGGGAGGGTACCTGGGCAAGGTCCTGATGGCGTCcaccacctacctgccttcCCAGGTTACGGAAATGTTCACCCAGGGGCGAGCCTTTGCCACCGTGCGTCTGCCGTTCTGCGGACATAAGAACATCTGCGCCTTAGCTGT gATTCAGAAGATTCCCAGGTTGTTGGTGGCTGCGGCTGATGGTTACCTGTATCTGTACAACCTGGATCCACAAGAGGGAGGGGAATGCACACTTATGAAGCagcacag GTTAGACGGCAGCGCTGAGCCTTCCAATGAGATCCTTGAGCAGGGGTCACATGAGCGCCCACTTGTGGCCCAAACCTACAGTGCTGCAGTCACTAAAG GTTACTGTGAAGAGCAGGGCGCCGTGGGAGGGGCGGGGCTAGAAGATGACCTCAACGACCTGCGCTTAGAGGAGGAGAACGAGCAACCGCCACTCATCCTCGAAACTGACTGA
- the wipi2 gene encoding WD repeat domain phosphoinositide-interacting protein 2 isoform X4 yields the protein MNLASQSGDAGGSQLLFANFNQDNTSLAVGTKSGYKFFSLSSVDKLEQIYECTDTEDVCIVERLFSSSLVAIVSLKAPRKLKVCHFKKGTEICNYSYSNTILAVKLNRQRLIVCLEESLYIHNIRDMKVLHTIRETPPNPSGLCALSISNDNCYLAYPGSATIGEVQVFDTVNLRAANMIPAHDSPLAALAFDASGTKLATASEKGTVIRVFSIPEGQKLFEFRRGVKRCVSICSLAFSMEGLYLSASSNTETVHIFKLETQKEKPAEEPTTWGGYLGKVLMASTTYLPSQVTEMFTQGRAFATVRLPFCGHKNICALAVIQKIPRLLVAAADGYLYLYNLDPQEGGECTLMKQHRLDGSAEPSNEILEQGSHERPLVAQTYSAAVTKGVSHKVLYTSLIPLHFCYCEEQGAVGGAGLEDDLNDLRLEEENEQPPLILETD from the exons ATGAACTTGGCCAGTCAAAGCGGGGATGCTGGCGGAAGCCAGCTCCTGTTCGCCAACTTTAACCAGGACAACAC GTCCTTAGCTGTTGGCACCAAATCAGGATACAAGTTTTTCTCCCTGTCCTCTGTGGACAAATTGGAGCAGATATATGAATGTA cagacacagaggatgTGTGTATTGTGGAGCGTCTGTTCTCCAGCAGCCTGGTGGCCATTGTCAGCTTGAAGGCCCCCAGGAAGCTTAAAGTCTGTCATTTCAAGAAGGGAACTGAGATCTGCAACTACTCCTATTCCAACACCATACTGGCTGTCAAGCTCAACAGACAG AGGCTGATTGTGTGTCTGGAGGAGTCGCTGTACATTCACAACATCCGAGACATGAAAGTGCTGCACACTATCAGAGAAACTCCACCCAACCCTTCAG GATTGTGCGCCCTCTCCATCAGCAATGACAACTGTTACCTGGCCTACCCAGGCAGTGCTACGATAGGAGAAGTTCAAGTGTTTGACACAGTCAATCTG CGAGCGGCTAATATGATTCCAGCCCACGACAGCCCATTAGCGGCTCTGGCTTTTGATGCCAGTGGAACCAAACTGGCCACAGCCTCAGAGAAG GGCACAGTCATTCGTGTCTTCTCAATCCCAGAGGGACAGAAGCTCTTTGAGTTTCGAAGAGGAGTCAAGCG gTGCGTGAGCATCTGCTCGCTGGCGTTCAGTATGGAAGGCCTGTACCTGTCGGCCTCTagcaacacagagacagtccACATCTTCAAATTAGAGACACAGAAGGAGAA gcCAGCGGAGGAGCCCACCACATGGGGAGGGTACCTGGGCAAGGTCCTGATGGCGTCcaccacctacctgccttcCCAGGTTACGGAAATGTTCACCCAGGGGCGAGCCTTTGCCACCGTGCGTCTGCCGTTCTGCGGACATAAGAACATCTGCGCCTTAGCTGT gATTCAGAAGATTCCCAGGTTGTTGGTGGCTGCGGCTGATGGTTACCTGTATCTGTACAACCTGGATCCACAAGAGGGAGGGGAATGCACACTTATGAAGCagcacag GTTAGACGGCAGCGCTGAGCCTTCCAATGAGATCCTTGAGCAGGGGTCACATGAGCGCCCACTTGTGGCCCAAACCTACAGTGCTGCAGTCACTAAAGGTGTGTCACACAAAGTACTTTATACATCCTTAATTCccttacattttt GTTACTGTGAAGAGCAGGGCGCCGTGGGAGGGGCGGGGCTAGAAGATGACCTCAACGACCTGCGCTTAGAGGAGGAGAACGAGCAACCGCCACTCATCCTCGAAACTGACTGA